CCCTGCGATATGCCCCATAAAATACTCAAACCAGCCCCGCACATCAATTACGAGTAATTGCTCTTGGCGCGAATTCAATTGTGTTGGCGAAAGGCTCACCGATTTTAATGCTGGCTTTTTAGCTGATTTCTGTTTATTTTGTTTACTATTCATTGTTTTAGGGATTTGGTGTTTTGGGAATTTGGAAGATCCCCCCAGCCCCCCTTAAAAAGGGGGGAGAAGACAACTTAATTTATTCTTCCCCCTTATTAAGGGGGATTGAGGGGGATCATTAGTAACTCACGATATAGCCGATAACCTTCTTCTTCCCCCTTCACAAGGGGGATTGAGGGGGATCTCTTTAAACTCTGCTCATCATGGCAAATGATTTGATAAATGGCGAAGCCATGCGCGGATCTTTAATCATGGCTGTGTAGTCGCCAACGCGGAATTGCAGTTTACGGCTCATATACGCCATACTCAAACCCAACATATCTAAGCCTCTCGTCGTCCACTTTAGCCAATGGGGACGATCGGCGCGTAAATCCCAGTTCAATGACTGACCATCATAGGCTCCTGCAAAAACCACCTTACCTTCCTGAACCACCAGTATTCCACTGGGTTTGTCTTGAGATTCAAAGCCATAGCCAATTACAGAATTAAAATGTATCTTCGCAAGTCCATTGACAATCTCTGCATCAGCATTCCATAGTTCACCAAAAGCTTTCATCCATTCAGGGGAAAATAAATCTGCCATTGTTCTCTCCTAAGTTAATTTAAATTTTGATAAAGCCTTAGCTTCTCTCTGTCTTCGTTTCGGGGTGTAGATCCC
This genomic stretch from Pseudanabaena galeata CCNP1313 harbors:
- a CDS encoding SCP-2 sterol transfer family protein — protein: MADLFSPEWMKAFGELWNADAEIVNGLAKIHFNSVIGYGFESQDKPSGILVVQEGKVVFAGAYDGQSLNWDLRADRPHWLKWTTRGLDMLGLSMAYMSRKLQFRVGDYTAMIKDPRMASPFIKSFAMMSRV